The following are from one region of the Indicator indicator isolate 239-I01 chromosome 14, UM_Iind_1.1, whole genome shotgun sequence genome:
- the SLC13A4 gene encoding solute carrier family 13 member 4, producing the protein MATMKEILRSRNLLLVVLIPLLLLPLPLLYPSSEASCAYVLIVTAVYWVSEAVPLGAAALVPAFLYPFFGVMKSSEVAAEYFKNTTLLLMGVICVAASVEKWNLHKRIALRMVMMSGAKPGMLLLCFMCCTTVLSMWLSNTSTTAMVMPIVEAVLQELVNAEEEHEVISTAASTIIEENESIGLSEKHGQPSLELIFINEDATTTDFSSLMHSKSMNGVHMIANPLGTINPKSSGQHMPQAQILVLPPKPSELRLSTKYRYQTRHDHMVCKCLSLSISYAATIGGLTTIIGTSTSLIFLEHFNNHYPNAEVVNFGTWFLFSFPISLIMLVLTWFWMHWLFLGCNFKETCSMSKKKKTKREEMSERRIQEEYKKLGTVSYPEMVTGFFFILMALLWFTREPGFVPGWSSFFEKKGYRTDATVSVFLGFLLFLIPAKKPCFGKREKGDGQKSTDINTLEPIITWKDFQKTMPWEIVVLVGGGYALAAGCKTSGLSTWIGRQMLSLSSLPYWAVTLLACILVSLVTEFVSNPATITIFLPILCSMSETLLINPLYTLIPVTMCISFAVMLPVGNPPNAIVFSYGHCQIKDMVKAGLGVNLIGLAVVTVAINTWGIRLFQLNTFPEWAAVSNITSQT; encoded by the exons ATGGCAACAATGAAGGAGATTCTCCGATCCAGAAATCTCTTGCTCGTTGTTCTCATTCCACTCCTGCTACTTCCTCTGCCACTTTTATACCCCAGCAGC GAAGCCTCATGTGCCTACGTGCTGATCGTGACAGCTGTATACTGGGTCTCTGAAGCAGTACCTCTTGGTGCAGCAGCCTTAGTTCCTGCTTTCCTATACCCATTTTTTGGAGTCATGAAGTCCAGTGAG GTGGCTGCTGAATATTTCAAGAACACAACCTTGCTCCTCATGGGTGTGATTTGTGTGGCAGCATCTGTAGAAAAATGGAATCTCCACAAGCGAATTGCCCTGCGCATGGTCATGATGTCTGGAGCAAAGCCAGGCAT GTTGCTTCTTTGCTTTATGTGTTGCACCACGGTGCTCTCCATGTGGCTTTCCAACACATCCACTACAGCCATGGTAATGCCAATTgtggaggcagtgctccaggagcTAGTGAATGCTGAAGAGGAGCATGAGGTCATCAGTACTGCAGCCAGCACCATTATTGAAGAAAACGAGTCAATAG GTCTCAGTGAAAAGCATGGCCAACCCTCACTGGAGCTTATCTTCATCAATGAGGA tGCTACTACTACTGACTTCAGCTCCTTGATGCACTCTAAG AGTATGAATGGTGTACACATGATAGCCAACCCTCTTGGAACCATAAATCCTAAGAGCAGTGGACAGCATATGCCTCAG GCTCAGATACTGGTCCTGCCTCCTAAACCCTCAGAACTGCGCCTGAGCACTAAGTACCGGTATCAGACCAGACATGACCACATGGTTTGTAAATGCCTCTCACTGAGTATCTCCTACGCAGCAACCATTGGAGGACTGACAACCATCATAGGGACCTCCACTAGCCTCATATTCTTAGAGCACTTCAACAA ccACTATCCAAATGCTGAAGTGGTGAATTTTGGAACCTGGTTTTTATTCAGTTTTCCCATCTCCCTCATCATGTTGGTCCTAACTTGGTTCTGGATGCATTGGCTGTTCTTGGGTTGCAA TTTTAAAGAGACCTGTTCCATgagcaagaagaagaagaccAAACGGGAAGAAATGTCAGAGAGGAGAATTCAAGAAGAATATAAGAAACTGGGAACTGTTAG CTATCCTGAGATGGTGACTGGATTTTTCTTCATTCTCATGGCCTTGCTTTGGTTTACTCGCGAGCCTGGATTTGTACCAGGATGGTCATCTTTTTTTGAGAA GAAAGGCTACCGAACTGATGCCACGGTCTCTGTGTTTCttggttttctccttttcctgattccaGCAAAAAAGCCATGTtttggaaaaagggaaaaag GAGATGGTCAAAAGTCAACAGACATTAACACACTGGAACCCATCATTACCTGGAAGGACTTCCAGAAGACCATGCCCTGGGAGATTGTAGTGTTGGTTGGAGGAGGTTATGCCTTAGCAGCTGGATGCAAG ACCTCTGGCCTCTCTACGTGGATCGGACGCCAAATGCTCTCCCTGAGCAGTCTTCCCTACTGGGCTGTAACCCTGCTGGCCTGTATTTTGGTGTCCCTGGTAACAGAGTTTGTTAGTAATCCAGCAACCATAACCATTTTTCTGCCTATTTTATGCAGCATG TCAGAAACTCTGCTTATCAACCCTTTATACACCCTGATTCCTGTCACCATGTGTATCTCATTTGCGGTGATGCTGCCAGTGGGTAATCCTCCAAATGCCATTGTCTTCAGTTATGGTCACTGCCAGATTAAAGATATG GTGAAAGCTGGCCTGGGTGTAAACCTGATTGGCTTAGCTGTTGTCACAGTGGCAATCAACACCTGGGGAATTAGACTCTTCCAGCTGAACACTTTTCCAGAATGGGCAGCAGTCAGCAACATCACTAGCCAAACATAA
- the STMP1 gene encoding short transmembrane mitochondrial protein 1, translating into MLQFLLGFTLGNVVGMYVAQNYDIPNIAKKLEDFKKDVEAKKKPPSDKS; encoded by the exons ATGCTGCAGTTCTTG CTTGGTTTTACTCTTGGCAATGTGGTTGGGATGTATGTGGCTCAGAACTATGAT ATTCCTAACATTGCAAAGAAGCTTGAAGATTTTAAGAAGGATGTGGAAGCTAAGAAGAAACCTCCCAGTGACAAGTCCTAA